The following proteins are encoded in a genomic region of Zea mays cultivar B73 chromosome 9, Zm-B73-REFERENCE-NAM-5.0, whole genome shotgun sequence:
- the LOC100502441 gene encoding putative protein kinase superfamily protein isoform X1, whose translation MPIAVFRFLLCPLWPCINSRFLVIVLPFRPLSLSLFHLLSSRSVARRLCSWECQSGCVAAAQKNPPSWTASVCAGLMGLGCFGCFAPEVDEDLKPSKPDDSSGTDARRKVAPDVANGYAHSFTFKDLLVATGYFNHANFIGEGGFGKVYKGKINGQMVAVKQLTQDGVQGRNEFLVEVLMLTMLNHRNLVSLVGFCAQGDERLLVYDYMPFGSLESHLFDVPLGKKPLDWNTRVRIAVGVAEGLSYLHNVADPPVIYRDMKAANILLGEDFSPRLSDFGLAKVGPVGDRTHVSTRVMGTYGYCAPDYVVSGKLTMKSDIYSFGVLLLELITGRRIYDASRPKPEQSLLTWSRPFLHDKRKFHRLADPSLLGCYPSSALNQLVVISIMCLQDQPHVRPIISDVVIGLNHVASQPCTAERTLPACMTSPPSSGSPQLVSTPARRRGGRLIGQ comes from the exons ATGCCCATCGCCGTGTTTCGTTTCCTGCTCTGCCCGCTTTGGCCGTGCATTAATAGCCGCTTCCTTGTGATAGTCCTCCCCTTccgtcctctctccctctctctcttccacCTCCTCTCCTCTCGCTCAGTCGCTCGTCGGCTCTGTTCTTGGGAGTGCCAGTCGGGTTGCGTTGCGGCAGCACAAAAAAACCCCCCTTCTTGGACAGCATCTGTCTGCGCCGGTCTGATGGGCTTGGGTTGCTTCGGGTGCTTCGCGCCGGAGGTGGATGAGGACCTCAAGCCCTCCAAGCCCGACGACTCGTCAG GGACCGATGCGAGAAGGAAGGTCGCGCCGGATGTGGCCAACGGCTACGCGCACAGCTTCACCTTCAAGGACCTGCTTGTCGCTACCGGCTACTTCAACCACGCCAATTTCATCGGAGAAGGTGGGTTCGGGAAGGTGTACAAGGGCAAGATCAACGGACAG ATGGTGGCTGTTAAGCAGCTCACTCAAGATGGCGTGCAGGGGAGGAACGAGTTCCTGGTCGAGGTGCTCATGCTGACAATGCTCAACCATCGCAATCTCGTCAGCTTGGTCGGGTTCTGCGCGCAGGGGGACGAGAGACTGCTAGTGTACGACTACATGCCGTTCGGAAGCCTGGAGAGCCATCTGTTTG ACGTGCCTCTCGGCAAGAAACCGCTGGACTGGAACACGCGTGTGAGGATAGCCGTGGGAGTCGCGGAAGGGCTCTCTTACCTGCACAACGTAGCCGATCCGCCCGTCATCTACCGCGATATGAAGGCTGCTAACATCCTGCTGGGCGAGGACTTCAGCCCGAGGCTGTCTGACTTCGGGCTCGCCAAAGTCGGACCTGTCGGAGACAGGACCCATGTGTCCACGAGAGTGATGGGCACCTATGGCTACTGCGCTCCTGACTACGTTGTGAGCGGCAAGCTTACCATGAAATCCGACATATACAGCTTCGGCGTTCTTCTGCTGGAGCTGATCACGGGGAGGAGGATCTACGATGCTTCAAGGCCTAAACCGGAGCAGAGCCTGCTGACATGG TCGAGGCCGTTCCTGCATGATAAGAGGAAGTTCCACCGGCTTGCTGACCCGTCTCTGCTGGGCTGCTACCCGTCATCGGCGCTGAACCAGCTAGTGGTGATCAGCATCATGTGCCTCCAAGACCAGCCCCATGTCCGCCCAATCATCTCCGATGTTGTGATAGGCCTGAACCACGTCGCGAGCCAGCCATGCACCGCTGAGCGCACGCTGCCGGCGTGCATGACCTCCCCACCGAGCAGCGGGTCGCCGCAGCTCGTCAGCACGCCGGCAAGAAGGAGAGGTGGTAGGTTGATCGGGCAGTAG
- the LOC100502441 gene encoding putative protein kinase superfamily protein, producing MRTSSPPSPTTRQVRSRFPSAASFGWVLWLGLLYLILAGETGTDARRKVAPDVANGYAHSFTFKDLLVATGYFNHANFIGEGGFGKVYKGKINGQMVAVKQLTQDGVQGRNEFLVEVLMLTMLNHRNLVSLVGFCAQGDERLLVYDYMPFGSLESHLFDVPLGKKPLDWNTRVRIAVGVAEGLSYLHNVADPPVIYRDMKAANILLGEDFSPRLSDFGLAKVGPVGDRTHVSTRVMGTYGYCAPDYVVSGKLTMKSDIYSFGVLLLELITGRRIYDASRPKPEQSLLTWSRPFLHDKRKFHRLADPSLLGCYPSSALNQLVVISIMCLQDQPHVRPIISDVVIGLNHVASQPCTAERTLPACMTSPPSSGSPQLVSTPARRRGGRLIGQ from the exons ATGAGGACCTCAAGCCCTCCAAGCCCGACGACTCGTCAGGTTCGTTCTCGATTCCCATCCGCAGCATCATTCGGTTGGGTCTTGTGGCTTGGATTGCTGTACTTGATTCTTGCCGGGGAAACAGGGACCGATGCGAGAAGGAAGGTCGCGCCGGATGTGGCCAACGGCTACGCGCACAGCTTCACCTTCAAGGACCTGCTTGTCGCTACCGGCTACTTCAACCACGCCAATTTCATCGGAGAAGGTGGGTTCGGGAAGGTGTACAAGGGCAAGATCAACGGACAG ATGGTGGCTGTTAAGCAGCTCACTCAAGATGGCGTGCAGGGGAGGAACGAGTTCCTGGTCGAGGTGCTCATGCTGACAATGCTCAACCATCGCAATCTCGTCAGCTTGGTCGGGTTCTGCGCGCAGGGGGACGAGAGACTGCTAGTGTACGACTACATGCCGTTCGGAAGCCTGGAGAGCCATCTGTTTG ACGTGCCTCTCGGCAAGAAACCGCTGGACTGGAACACGCGTGTGAGGATAGCCGTGGGAGTCGCGGAAGGGCTCTCTTACCTGCACAACGTAGCCGATCCGCCCGTCATCTACCGCGATATGAAGGCTGCTAACATCCTGCTGGGCGAGGACTTCAGCCCGAGGCTGTCTGACTTCGGGCTCGCCAAAGTCGGACCTGTCGGAGACAGGACCCATGTGTCCACGAGAGTGATGGGCACCTATGGCTACTGCGCTCCTGACTACGTTGTGAGCGGCAAGCTTACCATGAAATCCGACATATACAGCTTCGGCGTTCTTCTGCTGGAGCTGATCACGGGGAGGAGGATCTACGATGCTTCAAGGCCTAAACCGGAGCAGAGCCTGCTGACATGG TCGAGGCCGTTCCTGCATGATAAGAGGAAGTTCCACCGGCTTGCTGACCCGTCTCTGCTGGGCTGCTACCCGTCATCGGCGCTGAACCAGCTAGTGGTGATCAGCATCATGTGCCTCCAAGACCAGCCCCATGTCCGCCCAATCATCTCCGATGTTGTGATAGGCCTGAACCACGTCGCGAGCCAGCCATGCACCGCTGAGCGCACGCTGCCGGCGTGCATGACCTCCCCACCGAGCAGCGGGTCGCCGCAGCTCGTCAGCACGCCGGCAAGAAGGAGAGGTGGTAGGTTGATCGGGCAGTAG